In Halosegnis marinus, one genomic interval encodes:
- a CDS encoding response regulator — protein MGTEEATVLIVEDEEGLLDVYARWLGDRYEVRTATTAEGALDALDDSVDVVLLDRLMPDTSGTEVLDEIRARTADCRVAMVTAVEPDFDIIDMGFDDYLTKPVKREHLHETVRRLLARDDVAEMARRLFALATKRSVLQSSKRTEELEESEEYAELQTEMRRLRRRLDESLDQLGSGEMVSLVRELEAETATRPEEGKQ, from the coding sequence ATGGGCACGGAGGAGGCGACGGTACTGATCGTCGAGGACGAGGAGGGACTCCTCGACGTGTACGCGCGGTGGCTCGGGGACCGCTACGAGGTCCGCACCGCGACCACGGCCGAGGGGGCGCTCGACGCGCTCGACGACTCGGTGGACGTGGTGTTGCTCGACCGTCTGATGCCCGATACGAGCGGAACGGAGGTGCTCGACGAGATACGCGCCCGGACGGCCGACTGCCGGGTGGCGATGGTGACCGCCGTCGAGCCCGACTTCGACATCATCGACATGGGCTTCGACGACTACCTCACGAAGCCGGTGAAGCGCGAGCACCTCCACGAGACCGTCCGACGGCTCCTCGCGCGCGACGACGTGGCCGAGATGGCCCGTCGGCTGTTCGCGCTGGCGACGAAGCGGTCGGTGTTGCAGTCCTCGAAGCGGACCGAGGAGCTGGAGGAGAGCGAGGAGTACGCCGAACTGCAAACGGAGATGCGACGGCTCCGCCGCCGGCTCGACGAGTCGCTCGACCAGCTCGGGAGCGGCGAGATGGTGTCGCTGGTGCGCGAACTCGAAGCCGAGACCGCGACGCGGCCCGAGGAGGGGAAACAGTGA
- a CDS encoding class I SAM-dependent methyltransferase: MDDPDAPGEAARVASRDAVRDTYDRIAAHFSETRAHPWPQIEAFLDGRAGDVGLDLGCGNGRHAEPLAARCARVVGLDVSRALLDLAVERARERGVEAAWVQGDAGRLPVRRDAVDLAVYVAALHHLPSRAARRGSLDELARVLAPTGAALVSVWSTTHGKFDATEGFDTVVDWTLPDGETVPRYYHIYDPAEFDADLAASALAVERTFTDSGNCFAVVRVEGKRT; this comes from the coding sequence ATGGACGACCCCGACGCCCCCGGGGAGGCCGCGCGGGTCGCCTCGCGGGACGCGGTGCGCGATACCTACGACCGCATCGCGGCGCATTTCTCCGAGACGCGTGCCCATCCGTGGCCCCAGATCGAGGCGTTCCTCGACGGTCGCGCCGGCGACGTGGGGCTGGACCTCGGCTGCGGCAACGGTCGCCACGCGGAGCCGCTCGCGGCCCGCTGTGCGCGCGTCGTCGGCCTGGACGTCTCGCGCGCCCTGCTCGACCTCGCCGTCGAGCGCGCCCGCGAGCGCGGGGTCGAGGCCGCGTGGGTGCAGGGCGACGCCGGTCGCCTCCCCGTCCGCCGCGACGCCGTCGACCTCGCCGTCTACGTCGCCGCGCTCCATCACCTCCCCTCGCGCGCGGCCCGACGGGGGAGCCTCGACGAACTGGCCCGCGTCCTCGCGCCGACGGGCGCCGCGCTCGTGAGTGTCTGGTCGACCACCCACGGGAAGTTCGACGCGACGGAGGGGTTCGACACCGTCGTGGACTGGACGCTCCCGGACGGCGAGACCGTCCCCCGCTACTACCACATCTACGACCCCGCGGAGTTCGACGCCGACCTCGCGGCCAGCGCGCTGGCGGTCGAGCGGACGTTCACGGACAGCGGCAACTGCTTCGCCGTCGTCCGCGTCGAAGGGAAACGCACATAG
- a CDS encoding type II secretion system F family protein: MVSVVQFLPLLAAVGLLTLLALSPAVRPLDRGLSRVAWVLFEGEKIEPNVERRRVLRSAGIGTPYRLYQAKTFLYSTLAAVGGVVLGGYAAGALIEFLGIDRLNAPIAGNIFRPLPDWLVSFDAKYFALLFVGALLLGGGAAGLVYVVRWNIPSVRADTRRRQIDAGMPRMIAFVYALSRGGMSFPAVMRTLSDNSDVFGTGAEEMGIGVRNIDLFGDDLVSSIRDLATRTPSEQFQSFAENLTSVLQSGQELSGFLRDEYERYRDAAEEQQQEILDVLATASEIYVTVVVAGMLFLITILLIIGLTSGGMLRLLQLITYVVLPATNVLFIAYLSEVTQPLRATRNSRPDEADPSDGGPGSPVATDGGEALLGARTRENVARLRVHRRLARFQRVFTDPGRVLLDKPSLLLYATVPLALLFVAVQFPTYYADGAFDVRALDDVVIQAALFVLATFGVVYEVSRRRLERLEGAVPDLLDRLASLNEAGLSVVSSFDRVRRSDIGALDEEVDRIWRDIQWGATVEEALERFEKRVRTPSVTRIVTLLTNSMRASNEIGPVLRIAAEQARADRKLKRQRRQETMTYLVVIYVSFLVFLVVIGAIDTVLIPNLPTGAETSGASGIGGPFGGIGDVAKADYQLVFFHAGIIQAALSGLVGGQMAGGSLKDGLKHASVMLLVAYLAFLVSQDLSLSGSFAAGPVGLL; this comes from the coding sequence ATGGTCTCGGTCGTCCAGTTCCTCCCGCTGCTGGCCGCCGTCGGGCTGTTGACGCTGTTGGCGCTCTCGCCGGCGGTCCGCCCGCTCGACCGCGGGCTCAGCCGCGTCGCGTGGGTGCTGTTCGAGGGGGAGAAGATAGAGCCGAACGTCGAGCGCCGCCGGGTCCTTCGGTCGGCGGGCATCGGGACGCCCTACCGGCTGTACCAGGCCAAGACGTTCCTCTACTCGACGCTCGCGGCGGTCGGCGGGGTCGTCCTCGGCGGCTACGCCGCCGGCGCGCTCATCGAGTTCCTCGGCATCGACCGGCTGAACGCCCCCATCGCCGGGAACATCTTCCGGCCGCTGCCCGACTGGCTCGTCAGCTTCGACGCGAAGTACTTCGCGCTGCTGTTCGTCGGCGCGCTGCTGCTCGGCGGCGGCGCGGCAGGGCTCGTCTACGTCGTCCGCTGGAACATCCCCTCGGTGCGGGCCGACACCCGCCGCCGACAGATAGACGCGGGGATGCCGCGGATGATCGCGTTCGTCTACGCGCTCTCGCGCGGCGGGATGTCCTTTCCCGCGGTGATGCGGACGCTCTCGGACAACAGCGACGTGTTCGGCACCGGCGCCGAGGAGATGGGTATCGGCGTGCGCAACATCGACCTGTTCGGCGACGACCTCGTCTCGTCCATCCGCGACCTCGCGACGCGGACGCCCTCCGAGCAGTTCCAGAGCTTCGCGGAGAACCTCACGAGCGTCCTCCAGTCGGGCCAGGAGCTGTCGGGCTTCCTCCGCGACGAGTACGAGCGCTACCGCGACGCCGCCGAGGAGCAACAACAGGAGATACTCGACGTGCTGGCGACGGCCTCGGAGATATACGTCACCGTCGTCGTCGCCGGGATGCTCTTTCTCATCACCATCCTGCTCATCATCGGGCTGACGAGCGGCGGGATGCTCCGGTTGCTCCAGCTCATCACCTACGTCGTGTTGCCGGCGACGAACGTCCTCTTCATCGCCTACCTCTCCGAGGTGACCCAGCCGCTCCGGGCGACGCGCAACAGCCGCCCCGACGAGGCGGACCCGTCCGACGGCGGCCCCGGGTCGCCCGTCGCGACGGACGGCGGCGAGGCCCTCCTCGGCGCCCGGACGCGCGAGAACGTCGCCCGGCTGCGGGTCCACCGCCGGCTGGCGCGCTTCCAGCGGGTCTTCACCGACCCCGGGCGCGTGCTGCTCGACAAGCCCTCGCTGCTGCTGTACGCGACGGTACCGCTCGCGCTGCTGTTCGTCGCCGTCCAGTTCCCCACCTACTACGCCGACGGCGCGTTCGACGTGCGCGCGCTCGACGACGTGGTCATCCAGGCGGCGCTGTTCGTGCTCGCCACCTTCGGCGTCGTGTACGAGGTGAGCCGCCGCCGGCTGGAGCGGCTGGAGGGCGCGGTACCCGACCTGCTCGACCGGCTCGCGAGCCTCAACGAGGCGGGCCTCTCGGTCGTCTCCTCGTTCGACCGCGTCCGCCGCTCCGACATCGGCGCGCTCGACGAGGAGGTGGACCGCATCTGGCGCGACATCCAGTGGGGCGCGACGGTCGAGGAGGCGCTCGAGCGCTTCGAGAAACGCGTCCGGACGCCCTCGGTGACCCGTATCGTGACCCTGCTGACGAACTCGATGCGCGCCTCGAACGAGATCGGCCCCGTCCTCCGCATCGCCGCCGAGCAGGCGCGCGCCGACCGGAAGCTCAAGCGCCAGCGCCGCCAGGAGACGATGACCTACCTCGTCGTCATCTACGTCTCCTTCCTCGTCTTCCTCGTCGTCATCGGGGCCATCGACACGGTGCTCATCCCGAACCTCCCGACCGGCGCAGAGACGAGCGGCGCGAGCGGCATCGGCGGGCCGTTCGGCGGTATCGGCGACGTGGCGAAGGCCGACTACCAGCTCGTCTTCTTCCACGCGGGCATCATCCAGGCGGCGCTGTCCGGGCTGGTCGGCGGGCAGATGGCCGGCGGCTCGCTGAAGGACGGCCTCAAGCACGCGAGCGTGATGCTGCTCGTCGCCTACCTCGCCTTCCTCGTCTCGCAGGACCTCTCGCTGTCCGGGTCGTTCGCCGCCGGCCCGGTCGGCCTGCTGTGA
- a CDS encoding type II/IV secretion system ATPase subunit — protein MAGSSNDGGLLDPLRRTLTVLRGSRVEDRNYTPGTHGRLVPEEPDAVGYEVDRYWLNAPYSYASIRYDDEENEHRYVVVEPSLTADESRLLETLYDDVRDPLLYRETAEEDPEALLRDELRERLQDFGVEITPAGFHKLFYYLWRRFRGFGRLDPLMHDENIEDISCDGYDVPLYVYHDDYQDIATSVAFGDEELDSFVIRMAQQAGQHISVGNPVVGTTLEDGSRAELTLGEEVTPRGSSFTIRKYSDEPFTPIDLLEFGTYSLQQMAYLWLAIENNKNIIFAGGTASGKTTSMNAISMFIPPRSKLITIEDTRELSLYHDNWLSAVTRERLDEASNVTMYDLLRSALRHRPEYILVGEVRGEEAITLFQAMNTGHTTLSTMHADSVQTVINRLENEPINVPRSMVQSLDVLCVQVLARLDGQRVRRAQTVSEIEGIDQRTGELDYSNAFEWTATNDSFREGNRNLMDEIREERGWSRAELLREMQRRRAFLSHLREQGITNFQQFTALVNQYYVDAEGTMEQLGIGLDDGAAEAAAEADDD, from the coding sequence ATGGCAGGTAGCTCGAACGACGGCGGACTGCTCGACCCCCTCCGCCGCACGCTGACGGTGCTCCGCGGCTCCCGCGTCGAGGACCGCAACTACACGCCGGGAACCCACGGACGGCTCGTCCCCGAGGAGCCCGACGCGGTCGGCTACGAGGTGGACCGCTACTGGCTCAACGCGCCGTACTCGTACGCCTCCATCCGCTACGACGACGAGGAGAACGAACACCGCTACGTCGTCGTCGAGCCGTCGCTCACCGCCGACGAGTCCCGGCTGCTGGAAACGCTGTACGACGACGTGCGCGACCCGCTCCTCTACCGGGAGACGGCCGAGGAGGACCCCGAGGCGCTGTTGCGCGACGAACTCCGCGAGCGGCTCCAGGACTTCGGCGTCGAGATAACCCCCGCGGGCTTCCACAAGCTGTTCTACTACCTGTGGCGCCGGTTCCGCGGCTTCGGCCGACTCGACCCGCTGATGCACGACGAGAACATCGAGGACATCAGCTGTGACGGCTACGACGTGCCGCTGTACGTCTACCACGACGACTACCAGGACATCGCCACGAGCGTCGCGTTCGGCGACGAGGAACTCGACTCGTTCGTCATCCGGATGGCCCAGCAGGCGGGCCAACACATCTCCGTCGGCAACCCCGTCGTCGGGACGACGCTGGAGGACGGCTCCCGCGCGGAACTCACGCTCGGCGAGGAGGTGACGCCGCGCGGCTCCTCGTTCACGATACGGAAGTACTCCGACGAGCCGTTCACCCCCATCGACCTGCTGGAGTTCGGCACCTACTCGCTCCAGCAGATGGCGTACCTGTGGCTCGCCATCGAGAACAACAAGAACATCATCTTCGCCGGCGGCACGGCGTCGGGCAAGACCACCTCGATGAACGCCATCTCGATGTTCATCCCGCCGCGCTCGAAGCTCATCACCATCGAGGACACGCGCGAGCTGTCGCTGTATCACGACAACTGGCTCTCGGCGGTGACGCGCGAGCGGCTGGACGAGGCGTCGAACGTGACGATGTACGACCTGCTCCGGAGCGCGCTGCGCCACCGGCCCGAGTACATCCTCGTCGGCGAGGTGCGCGGCGAGGAGGCCATCACCCTCTTCCAGGCGATGAACACGGGCCACACGACGCTGTCCACGATGCACGCCGACTCCGTCCAGACGGTCATAAACCGCCTGGAGAACGAGCCCATCAACGTCCCGCGCTCGATGGTTCAGTCGCTCGACGTGCTCTGCGTGCAGGTGCTCGCGCGGCTCGACGGTCAGCGGGTCCGCCGCGCCCAGACCGTCTCCGAGATAGAGGGAATCGACCAGCGGACGGGCGAACTCGACTACTCGAACGCCTTCGAGTGGACCGCGACGAACGACTCCTTCCGCGAGGGGAACCGCAACCTCATGGACGAGATACGCGAGGAGCGCGGCTGGTCGCGGGCCGAACTGCTCCGCGAGATGCAGCGCCGCCGGGCGTTCCTCTCGCACCTGCGCGAGCAGGGCATCACGAACTTCCAACAGTTCACCGCCCTCGTGAACCAGTACTACGTCGACGCCGAGGGGACGATGGAGCAGCTCGGTATCGGCCTCGACGACGGGGCGGCCGAGGCCGCGGCGGAGGCGGACGACGACTGA
- a CDS encoding DUF7549 family protein, whose product MAWVDSEYAGELAVVAAWLAALLPWSVSVRSGELLGESASLVVVRFPFAMFQFLFGPEVQGFDPFVPVWAAPDFTGSAAVSTAYTVWLAGGVVVLVAVAFSVLYYARDELVEARAPFDPVRLMGGLLLLAGLLLLASALRLFGAQGGVTIPVGAVIVPVLGLVLLRTERTGPGGAAATPEA is encoded by the coding sequence ATGGCATGGGTCGACTCCGAGTACGCGGGGGAGCTGGCCGTGGTCGCGGCGTGGCTCGCGGCGCTGCTCCCGTGGTCCGTCTCCGTGCGGTCGGGCGAGCTGTTGGGCGAGAGCGCGTCGCTCGTCGTCGTCCGGTTCCCGTTCGCGATGTTCCAGTTCCTCTTCGGCCCCGAGGTGCAGGGGTTCGACCCGTTCGTCCCCGTCTGGGCCGCCCCCGACTTCACCGGCAGCGCGGCCGTCTCGACGGCGTACACCGTCTGGCTCGCCGGCGGCGTCGTGGTGCTCGTCGCCGTCGCCTTCTCCGTCCTCTACTACGCCCGCGACGAACTCGTCGAGGCGCGTGCCCCGTTCGACCCCGTTCGGCTGATGGGGGGACTGCTGTTGCTCGCGGGCTTGCTGCTGCTCGCCTCGGCGCTCCGGCTGTTCGGCGCGCAGGGCGGCGTAACGATACCCGTCGGTGCGGTCATCGTCCCCGTCCTCGGACTCGTCCTGCTGCGGACGGAACGCACCGGGCCCGGCGGCGCGGCGGCGACGCCGGAGGCGTGA
- a CDS encoding DUF5793 family protein: MRRDYFTLEASNLDSPGVPTVVIDFEGPAEQLTDRLTGADGEPFAGEEVDVAFRLQGPVDESPEGVVAVTNRVTGEFVLELNADSADVFRFVDAAREYGKETDEEHRYRIRVLVDGEPFTENEKSTFLVYDAEGDLLRQHSLIPSGVEL, from the coding sequence ATGCGGCGAGATTATTTCACGCTGGAGGCGAGCAACCTCGACTCGCCGGGGGTCCCCACCGTGGTCATCGACTTCGAGGGACCCGCCGAACAGCTGACCGACCGGCTCACCGGCGCGGACGGGGAGCCGTTCGCGGGCGAGGAGGTCGACGTGGCCTTCCGCCTGCAGGGCCCGGTCGACGAGTCTCCCGAGGGGGTGGTCGCGGTCACCAACCGCGTCACCGGGGAGTTCGTCCTCGAACTGAACGCCGACAGCGCGGACGTGTTCCGCTTCGTGGACGCGGCCCGCGAGTACGGCAAGGAGACCGACGAGGAGCACCGCTACCGCATCCGCGTGCTCGTTGACGGCGAGCCGTTCACGGAGAACGAGAAGAGCACCTTCCTCGTGTACGACGCCGAGGGCGACCTGCTCCGCCAGCACTCGCTCATCCCGAGCGGCGTGGAACTGTAG
- a CDS encoding phosphomannomutase: MELFGTAGIRGDVRERVTPALALSVGRAAAAEAGGGEFAVGRDGRETGRALADALAAGLQSGGARVVRVGQVPTPGLAYASRGRRGVVVTASHNPPTDNGLKLFRDGTEYDREAERAVEERAAADDPPAAWDAFGDSERAEVLADYRAAVAAYARGFGADPDGLRVAVDCGTGMASVATPQVLRTLGADVVALNAQVDGHFPGRESKPTAESLADLRAFVRDGDFDLGIGHDGDADRIVVVDAEGEVVHEDTVVAVLAERFVAASAAADPVVVTTPNASARIDERVRAAGGRVERVRLGALHEGMATALDDGDDGTEVAFAAEPWKHIHPEHGPWIDGVASAAVLTRLAADEGLDGLRAPVTERPYRKVSIPCPDGEKARVMAAVADSLPAEFPDAAVDTEYGVRIERADASWVLVRPSGTEPYVRLYAEADDVDALVERARTVIEAEL; encoded by the coding sequence ATGGAACTGTTCGGGACCGCGGGTATCCGCGGCGACGTACGCGAGCGGGTGACGCCGGCGCTCGCGCTGTCGGTCGGGCGCGCGGCCGCGGCCGAGGCGGGCGGCGGCGAGTTCGCCGTCGGTCGCGACGGCCGCGAGACGGGACGGGCGCTCGCCGACGCGCTCGCGGCGGGTCTCCAGTCGGGCGGCGCGCGCGTCGTCCGCGTCGGGCAGGTCCCGACGCCGGGGCTCGCCTACGCCTCCCGTGGCCGCCGCGGTGTCGTGGTCACCGCGAGCCACAACCCCCCGACCGACAACGGGCTGAAGCTGTTCCGCGACGGCACCGAGTACGACCGCGAGGCCGAGCGGGCCGTCGAGGAGCGGGCCGCGGCCGACGACCCGCCCGCCGCGTGGGACGCGTTCGGCGACAGCGAGCGCGCCGAGGTCCTCGCCGACTACCGGGCCGCCGTCGCGGCCTACGCCCGGGGGTTCGGCGCCGACCCCGACGGCCTCCGGGTGGCCGTCGATTGCGGCACCGGGATGGCGAGCGTCGCGACGCCGCAGGTGCTTCGCACGCTCGGCGCGGACGTGGTCGCGCTCAACGCGCAGGTGGACGGCCACTTCCCCGGCCGCGAGTCGAAGCCGACGGCCGAGTCGCTCGCCGACCTCCGGGCCTTCGTCCGGGACGGCGACTTCGACCTCGGCATCGGCCACGACGGCGACGCCGACCGCATCGTCGTCGTGGACGCGGAGGGCGAGGTCGTCCACGAGGACACCGTCGTCGCCGTCCTCGCGGAGCGGTTCGTCGCTGCGAGCGCCGCCGCCGACCCCGTCGTCGTGACGACGCCGAACGCCTCCGCGCGCATCGACGAGCGGGTCCGGGCCGCGGGCGGCCGCGTCGAGCGCGTCCGACTGGGCGCGCTCCACGAGGGGATGGCGACCGCGCTCGACGACGGCGACGACGGGACCGAGGTCGCGTTCGCCGCGGAGCCGTGGAAGCACATCCACCCGGAGCACGGCCCGTGGATAGACGGCGTGGCGAGCGCCGCCGTGTTGACGCGGCTCGCCGCCGACGAGGGGCTCGACGGCCTGCGCGCGCCCGTCACGGAGCGCCCGTACCGGAAGGTGTCCATCCCCTGCCCCGACGGGGAGAAAGCGCGGGTGATGGCGGCCGTCGCCGACTCGCTCCCCGCCGAGTTCCCCGACGCCGCGGTGGACACGGAGTACGGCGTCCGCATCGAGCGCGCGGACGCCTCGTGGGTCCTCGTCCGACCCTCCGGCACGGAGCCGTACGTCAGACTCTACGCGGAAGCCGACGACGTGGACGCGCTGGTCGAGCGCGCCCGGACCGTAATCGAGGCGGAACTGTAG
- a CDS encoding BMP family lipoprotein, with product MQLDRRRFITGAGMAGIAGLAGCSGGPSGDGNGNGGGDGDGDTNVGMVYATGGLGDGSFNDQAQTGVQRAESELGIQYQEAQPQEVADFSDLQQEFASSSDPNYDLVSCIGFLQADALTDNAAEYPDQHFQIIDSAVDADNVASYGFAEHEGSYLVGQMAGLLTTQSFSAGAGSTQSDSTNVGFVGGVEGDLIGKFEAGFTAGVKAANDDVDVQTNYVGDFNDPAGGQEAALSMYDSGADIVYHAAGNTGTGVFRAAQERGRFAVGVDRDQSVTRESFADVILASMVKRVDNAVFDCIEAEVNGEFPGGESVALGLDDDGVALVYGQELGDAIPDDVTSAVSSSRQSIIDGDISVPTDPNDA from the coding sequence ATGCAACTCGATAGGCGGCGGTTCATCACGGGCGCGGGGATGGCTGGTATCGCGGGACTCGCCGGGTGTAGCGGCGGTCCCTCCGGAGACGGGAACGGAAACGGGGGCGGCGACGGCGACGGCGACACCAACGTCGGGATGGTGTACGCGACCGGCGGCCTCGGCGACGGCTCGTTCAACGACCAGGCGCAGACGGGCGTCCAGCGCGCCGAGTCCGAACTCGGCATCCAGTACCAGGAGGCCCAGCCGCAGGAGGTCGCCGACTTCTCGGACCTCCAGCAGGAGTTCGCCTCCTCGTCGGACCCGAACTACGACCTCGTGTCGTGTATCGGCTTCCTGCAGGCGGACGCGCTGACCGACAACGCCGCGGAGTACCCCGACCAGCACTTCCAGATCATCGACTCGGCCGTGGACGCCGACAACGTGGCCTCCTACGGCTTCGCGGAGCACGAGGGCTCGTACCTCGTCGGCCAGATGGCGGGGCTGCTCACCACGCAGTCGTTCTCCGCGGGCGCCGGCTCGACGCAGTCCGACTCCACGAACGTCGGCTTCGTCGGCGGCGTCGAGGGCGACCTCATCGGGAAGTTCGAGGCCGGCTTCACGGCGGGCGTGAAGGCAGCGAACGACGACGTGGACGTCCAGACGAACTACGTCGGGGACTTCAACGACCCGGCCGGCGGCCAGGAGGCCGCCCTCTCGATGTACGACAGCGGGGCGGACATCGTCTACCACGCGGCCGGCAACACGGGCACGGGCGTCTTCCGTGCGGCACAGGAGCGCGGCCGCTTCGCCGTCGGCGTCGACCGCGACCAGTCGGTCACCCGCGAGTCGTTCGCGGACGTCATCCTCGCGTCGATGGTCAAGCGCGTCGACAACGCCGTCTTCGACTGCATCGAGGCGGAGGTCAACGGGGAGTTCCCCGGCGGCGAGTCCGTCGCGCTCGGCCTCGACGACGACGGCGTCGCGCTCGTCTACGGTCAGGAGCTCGGCGACGCGATTCCCGACGACGTGACGAGCGCCGTCTCGTCCTCCCGGCAGTCCATCATCGACGGCGACATCTCCGTCCCCACGGACCCGAACGACGCCTGA
- a CDS encoding ABC transporter ATP-binding protein encodes MSDAVHLDGITKRFPGVVANDDVTLEVERGSVHALLGENGAGKTTLMNVLYGLYEPNEGRVVVDGTERDFDSPRDAIDAGVGMIHQHFMLVDPMTVAENITLGNEPRKWGGLAVDRDRARREVRDLSERYGFAVDPDDRIEDVSVGVQQRVEILKALYRGADVLILDEPTAVLTPQEVEDLFEVFEELTEAGKTIIFITHKLGEAMDAADEVTVLRDGRNVGTVEADGTTRERLAELMVGREVLMETAKAPAEPGADVLGVEGLSVRDERGVRAVTDATFRVREGEVFGIAGVDGNGQAELVEAITGLRAPEDGRVSIGGRDVTGDSRRDRIDAGMAYIPEDRQERGLVMEFDLVENGLLGSQHTAEFARGGRIDWEHTREHAESLIAEYDVRPPDASAESAALSGGNQQKFIVGREFERDPSLLVATHPTRGVDIGSTEFIHDRLLELRDAGGAVLLVSSKLEEVQSLSDRLAVMHGGDLMAVVDPDDVTEEELGLLMAGEEPARDIESRRLGGDS; translated from the coding sequence ATGAGTGATGCCGTCCATCTCGACGGGATAACCAAGCGGTTCCCCGGCGTCGTCGCCAACGACGACGTGACGCTCGAAGTCGAACGGGGGAGCGTCCACGCGCTGCTCGGCGAGAACGGAGCCGGCAAGACGACGCTGATGAACGTGCTGTACGGCCTCTACGAGCCGAACGAGGGGCGCGTGGTCGTCGACGGAACCGAGCGCGACTTCGACTCGCCGCGCGACGCCATCGACGCCGGCGTCGGGATGATACACCAGCACTTCATGCTGGTCGACCCGATGACGGTCGCGGAGAACATCACGCTCGGCAACGAGCCGCGAAAGTGGGGCGGCCTCGCGGTCGACCGCGACCGCGCGCGCCGCGAGGTGCGCGACCTGTCCGAGCGGTACGGGTTCGCGGTCGACCCCGACGACCGCATCGAGGACGTCAGCGTCGGCGTCCAACAGCGCGTCGAGATACTGAAAGCGCTGTACCGCGGCGCGGATGTGCTCATCCTCGACGAGCCGACGGCCGTGCTCACCCCCCAGGAGGTCGAGGACCTCTTCGAGGTGTTCGAGGAGCTGACCGAGGCCGGCAAGACGATCATCTTCATCACCCACAAGCTCGGCGAGGCGATGGACGCCGCCGACGAGGTGACCGTCCTCCGCGACGGCCGCAACGTGGGCACCGTCGAGGCCGACGGGACGACCCGCGAGCGGCTGGCCGAACTGATGGTCGGCCGCGAGGTGCTGATGGAGACGGCGAAGGCACCGGCCGAGCCGGGCGCGGACGTGCTCGGCGTCGAGGGGCTGTCCGTGCGCGACGAGCGCGGCGTCCGCGCCGTGACCGACGCGACCTTCCGCGTCCGCGAGGGCGAGGTGTTCGGCATCGCCGGAGTGGACGGCAACGGCCAGGCGGAACTCGTGGAGGCGATAACGGGACTTCGGGCGCCCGAGGACGGCCGTGTCAGCATCGGTGGGCGCGACGTCACGGGCGACAGCCGCCGCGACCGCATCGACGCGGGGATGGCGTACATCCCCGAGGACAGACAGGAGCGCGGGCTGGTGATGGAGTTCGACCTCGTCGAGAACGGGCTGCTCGGGAGCCAGCACACCGCGGAGTTCGCCCGGGGCGGCCGCATCGACTGGGAGCACACCCGCGAGCACGCCGAGTCGCTCATCGCGGAGTACGACGTGCGCCCGCCGGACGCGAGCGCCGAGTCGGCGGCGCTGTCGGGCGGGAACCAACAGAAGTTCATCGTCGGGCGGGAGTTCGAGCGCGACCCGTCGCTGCTCGTCGCGACCCACCCGACCCGCGGGGTGGACATCGGCTCGACCGAGTTCATCCACGACCGCCTGCTCGAACTGCGCGACGCGGGCGGCGCGGTGCTGCTCGTCTCCTCGAAGCTGGAGGAGGTGCAGTCGCTCTCCGACCGGCTGGCCGTGATGCACGGCGGCGACCTGATGGCCGTCGTCGACCCGGACGACGTGACCGAGGAGGAACTGGGCCTGTTGATGGCCGGCGAGGAGCCGGCCCGCGACATCGAGAGCCGCCGGCTCGGGGGTGACTCGTGA